The Triticum aestivum cultivar Chinese Spring chromosome 5A, IWGSC CS RefSeq v2.1, whole genome shotgun sequence genomic sequence CCGACTTGAACCCGACGGAGTACTTCGCCTTCATCGGGTGACGCCCTCCTGCCACGATCATGTCCGTCTTCCGGTCGAGGTACATCCGGACAGGGCGCCTAAGCTTGAATGCAGCAAGCGCACACGCACATGCAGCCTGAAGAACACAACAATTTCTCCATGATCAGTTTCATAAATGTCAGAACTTATTGTTGGTGTGTAGTCTGAATGAACTTACATGGGTTCCTTTCATTCCCTTTCCACCAAAGCCACCTCCAACTCTCCTGGTGATGATGCGAACATTGTGGTAGGGAAGGCCAAGGAGGTCCGCGACGACATTCTGCGTGATCTCGGGTAGCTGCGTCGAGACATAGACGGTGATGCAGTTGTCTTCGTCAGGGATGGCCAATGCAGTCTGCGTCTCCATGTAGAAGTAGTACTGTGATTCAAGTTTCACCTGTCGGAAATTAACAAAAGTTACTAGGTGTCAATATTTGGGCCTTGTCTGAAACTAAGAATGCAGCCTCCTAAATATCAAGTGTGTACCTCTCCTGATAGGATCTTGTGATCTGCTTCACACATCCCTTGGTCGAAGTCCCCAATTGGCTGAGGAGCAAAAAATGGGAGAACAGGAATGTAGCTGTCATGTTGGATGGCATCCTCTATTGTCAGAATTGGCGGCTCAAGATTCTCGGTGCTATACTCAATGATAGCTTGCTTCGCTGCCATATAGGCATACTTCTGTGTTTCAGCGATCTGAGTGATAGCAAAGGAACATGATGATGCGATAAGTTCAAATGACCTCTTAAAATTCAGGGTAAAAATATACTACTGGTTATGCATTTTCCTGAAATTGAGTTCAAGCGGTTCAGAAGTAGGTACCACGATGCCAATATTTTGACCAGCAAATTCAGAAACCGGATCGCCGAAAAGAGCTTCGTTTCCTAGAAACGCCCAGCCGGATCCAACATTTTTTCCACCGGCAGGAATGTCCTTTGCGGAGATAACTGTGATGACCTTTTCTGAAGCCAAAGATGATCTGAAGTTGACACTTTTTATATGGGCATGAGGGTGTGTGCTGTAGATAAATGCTCCATAGAGGCAATCCTTGGGAGCAGGGATGTCATCAACATACACAGCCTCCCCTGGAAATCAAGCAGGAACAATGTCAAGCCCATGTTTCAGGACAGAAATTAGATGTGCCAACATTTTTTTGAAGAAATACATTCAGGGATGAAGCATTTCAAATGGTTCAGCATGATTGAAGCAGTGTACTAAAGATGAATAAAAAGAAATCCCAAACAATCTTGTTCAAGCTACAGAAATCTAAGAAGTTATAAGGTTGAAGTACTACTAGCACTTGTAATTCAAGAGTACAAACTAATTTAAGTAAACACTTGTAAGCTAAATAAAAAAATGGAATCAGAGTGTAGGAGTATACCAGAAGCTTGCAACTCGGCCCCGGATTTCGTGATCGGCTTGCCGACAGGTTTGTATTCGTCATTGAAAACCAGTTCTTGCCTTGAACGAATCGGCAAGTCATCGCTGACAACCTTACCATGCTTCTCGGGGTCATTAGGACATGATCCATTGGGAGCATTCAGGTTGTTACCAAGTGCAGAAAGGAAACTGAATAAAAAACTGACAGCCAAGCTGACTCTGTACTCAGGGTGTGTGGTGCCTTCTGACGGCGAGATAACATCTTTCAGCAACTGAACTGCTTCAAGTATAACCGGTGCACTCACTGATTTCCCCTTCAGGAATTCCTCAACTTTCGGAGCCCGAGTGGCGTGATCGACGCCGTAAGCACCAAATGCTAGGCAGATTTCGTCGATAATGAGCTCCCCTGATGCTGCATCCCCTGAAGTCCTTGCCAGGAATGCAGAATTCACATAGGAGACAGCATTGCCGAATGGTCTGGGAGCTGCACGAGATGTCTCGAAGATGACATTGTCTGAACCCCAATCAGGAACAAATATGCTGAGCAGTATGGTCTTGGCATCACAGGGAGGCTGCTCCAAGAACTCCTCCAGTGTTAGGGACAGCATCTTGGAAGCAGTCTGGATTGTGACCGTCGAACCCGCGGCAAGAAGAACAGTGACGATGTCTGAAGCGAATGGCAGCCGCTGCGCCATGATTACATTCCCGCCGATCGTCCCCATGTTGCGGATGAACGGCGAGGCCACCTTGCTGAGATGATTGGCGATCTTTTTAAACACCGGTGTGCCATCGGAGAAGATCTCGATGGCTTTGGAGATGGACACGGCTGCCCCAATCTCCACCCCCTTGTTGCTCCTGTCGATGACCGAAAGTTCTGGTATCCCTTTGATGTCGATGTATTTTTTATATAAGTCTTGATCCTTGTACACCCCGGCACCAGTGTTTGACGCCACGATCTTGACGGAGTTTTCGTCGAGCCATTTGCAGTCAAAGAGGGTATGGAGCTCCTCGATGCTCTTGGGACGGTACCAGCCATCTTCGCCGGCGTTCACCACTGGAGCATCCTTCATTTGACCCTTGATCTCGGACTTGAGGAACTCAGGGAAGGTGCAGACGGCGCCGCTGGAGTATTCTGGCAGCTTGCCGACGTCGGCAGGGTCGGTGCCTTTCTTCCAGAATGAGTTGAGGCCGAGGTCCTCGAGGTCGACGTCGGCGGCGAAGCTCTTGCACGTGTCGACGATGGGCCGGTAGCCGGTGCAGCGGCACAGGTTGCCGGAGACAGCATGCTCGGCCTCGGAGCAGGTGAGCTTGGAGAATCCCAGTGTTGGGGCGGGGTCGCCGGTCTTGTCGGCCTTGACGAGGGCAGAGAAGATGGACATGCACATGCCGGGAGTGCAGTAACCGCACTGGGAGGCATGGAAGCCAGCGAGGCGCTGCTGGACGGGGTGGTAGCCATCGCGGGTGTTGCCAATGCCCTCGCTGGTGGTGACCGAGCAGTAGTTGAGGCTGCCAAGGAGCGTCAGGCAGGAGCTCGCCGAGAACTCGGTCACCACGTCGGTGGCCGGATCATACTTGGAAATGAGAACTACGCATGCGCCGCATCCACCTGCACGCAGCAACATGACATTGTAAATCAGAAACACTGCCGGCTACACAAATGGTTGGGCAGGCCAAGCTACAGaagagcacaattttcctttcctcAAGTTCTGACGGCACTATTTCAATAGGCATCAACTCAGTTATTTCGAGAATCATCTCAATTCCAAACAATATGAATGCCTTCTGAAAACCAAATCTACTTAAATTGCAATCTATAAACTTTTGTAAGAAAACCAATTGACTGACAATTCATGCTACCAAATCGCTAACTGCGAATCTCAGATTTCCATAGCCTATGGGGAAACTGGTATTGAGAATCTGAGATGACGCCGTGGTGCGATTAGGGCAAAGAGAGGAATTACTAGTGCGCGGTGCCTGTGCGGCCGGTCGTGCTCGTTGGCTGGGTCGCCCGTCGCCGGCTCGCCGCAGCTAGGTGCCTGGAGCATGGCCGCGCCGCCGCAGAATGGGGGATGGGTCGCCCTCGGCGCTGCAACTAGCTGCCTGGCTGCCGGGCCTCAACGCTGCCTCCCCGTCTCCGCCGTGCGACCTCCGCGTGGCTGAATCGGGAGCGTAATGGGAATTGGAATTTTTTTTCTCGAAAAAAAGGGGAAGAATCGGGAACTCGTGCATGCTAACGATAGGCCCAAAAGTATCTCGTGCCTTCGGTCAGGCTTCTCAATGAGTGGTGTTTTTTCCTAAAtcatcaatccacccagatgttaggCCATGTATTATTGATGGTTATAGTTTTTTCGATCTGTGTTTCGATTTTCAGTTGATGGACATTCCAAATATAATTATTTCAATAATTTTCATACAATAAGAAAACACAAACCTCAAAAATCAAATAATTTTGACAATAGcctaaaaaagttcaaaaagagTCCGTTATATTTTTCTTGCAATTTTAAAGTCTTCAGTAAGTTCAATAaaaataatatttatagataattATTCAAAGATAATTATTCTAAAAGAGtttaaattattaaaaataatttAAATACATATTTATTTTTAATTATTCAAAACTAAATAAAGTATATAATTATAGATATTCACATTTATAAAATCACCTATATTTTAATCAATTTTGGAAACATTCGCACGAATTTCGATTATTATTGTCATATTTCCGCGAATATTATATACATGTACCAAAATTTTCATTATCTCAAAGTTTAAAAATAAATCATGAGTTGTGCGAAAATGTAATCAATTGTTCATGTGTACTCATAATGAAGCAAACCTTTCTACTAAAGTTAGCAACTTGCACATTTAGTTAGGGAAGCATATTCTGTTTTCGTGGTATGATGATTTCATAGTACtatcctcttttcttttctttttcttgtcaGCTATGTGAGAAAACAAGTGGAAGACTATATAATTCTCAACTAAAAAAAGGCAATCGTGAAGCACATGGTCCCATTAAATTACCTCGTTTATTGGCTATATTTTATGTAAAGTGATGTGAATCTATATAAACATCAATGTAACTACAAAAACATCTGTCGAATTGATACAGGCTAAAGTTTGCTGCTGATTAGAAATATCGCCGTGTAGCAAACTTAAGCACGTGCCAAAGGTTGAAATACCGTCGGTTGCACATGGGACCTGACCACCAAACGGAAAAATTGGCAATCACAATCACAAATCAGGGGGTCAAGGTCCAATGATTTGGGATGGGTGTATGAAGCTGCCTGTAATGGGAGTATcgtaggtagtatcatgcatgctaactaagcaattttgatgaagtgacatagaattaaatgaagaaagagaggcttgagtatcatatcatgatactgtatcatattaaatgatgtgctactttgtatcatgcatgacaataaatgtagttctctatgataccaacatatgacAACATAAATGTAGTTCTTTACTCCCCATTACAGCCTGATTGCTTTGCATGCCTACTCCACTTACGAGaaaagaaaagtacagcggcagGGTATGATTTTGTCTCCATCATGCCTGAGTGCCCGTAAAGAACCAATCCTCCAGCTTTACCCATTTTTTAATCAATACTATAAGTTATCCCCCCAAAAAAGATATTATATCTCCATACCATCGCTAGGCCTGAGCGTAGTGAAAGTAACGTGCAGTGTCATTGCTGAGCGAGGTGTGTTTTTGCCCCGTTTCTATTCTCTCGGATTCATATTGCTTGTCCTTCAAACAGATGTCGTTGATCGATTGATAAGTAAAGCCATATTGGCATTTACCATTTGGCACGGGTGGTAAGCCATATCAAGAAAAAAAATTACACTGAACGTTTGGAAGGATATTACCAGGTGgttcgcaaaaaagaagaagaatctGGTGTCTTCCACACAAAAATTGAGTTATACACTTGAGAGCAAGTTGATTTTTTTTTCACTTATGGATCACTATGAAACTAAAGGAGCAGCGGCTAATGCGATTGTCTGTGCTGTCGAAGTGTTAATAGTAGGTTGGAACGTCAGTGCCTAGATCCTCTCCGGCCGGCAAGCAATACAAGTATGGTATTTGCCTTTCTATGTCTCCATATGTGTATATTTCTACATGCTTCGTTCATGTTGAAAAAAAACATGCAAGAgatggttagattttttgtggtgCAACCAGTCTATCAAGGTTCAAGTTCTTGACTTGATATTGATGTTTAATTTTTTGATTTATTTCAATCTTTCCAATGATGTGCATTCAGGGTTCAAGTTCCCGTCGGTTACAAAAACGTCTATGGTGTCTTTGTTAATATCGAGATGATGTGACAGCCCAATCTTTCGAAGGTGCTCCTAGAGGTTCGTAAGGTGTGTGCATGTGTTTATAGAGATGGGTGTATGTGTATGTACGAGCGTCTGCATCTATACTGTGTTAATTTTTTGCAAGAACGGAACATGTATAGCATGTGCCTTGTCTCTGTTTGTGTTTCTTGCgatctccgtgatcagatcgtcgCATGCTACGCTACGCACACCGAGGCCGGAGAAGGCAAGAGGGTTCCCAAGAAGAAACATAGCTGTGATGGTTGCTGAATGAAAGATGCATGGCgccaaaagaagagaagaaacagAGAAAGAAAAACAGGTACATGCCTACCACAGGTACGATCGATCCTTTCCTACCTACCTGGCGATGTGTACGTGAGGAGACGATGAACGATAGCGTAGCGCTGGCTAACCTAGGCGAAGACGAGACGAGAGGTACCTGGGATGGGTGCGCATGTGGCGCGAGGTCCTACGTGCACGTATGCAGAGTTCAATCGATCTGGCTCGATCCGATCCGCTTATTCAGCCAAAGATTCTCTAACACTCTCACACACAGCGTAACGAACTAGTAGTACTGAGCGAGCTAGCCGCCGGAGATGAAATCGATGGAGTCGTCGGGGGCGGTGCTCACCTTCGCCGCAGCCGAGCTTGGGCCCCCGGACGGGCGTGCGAGTGCGGAGGAACTCCAGCAGCGTCATCGACGGGTCGACGCCGGCGGCCTCGTGCCGCGCGCCGTTCACCGCCAGCACCACCCGCTCCCCCGCCGACGCCGCCTCCTTCCCCAGCGACCCCATCTCTCTCTCCACAGTCCACACCCGGTCGACCTTCCTCCTTGAGCACCAGTCGCTCACCTAGTGCGCGCAGGGACACTGAGCCCCGGCTATTAATCTATCCTTTATACGGCCGGCAGCCGGCCGGCGAGGCACCTCGCTAGCTAAGTGGCGTTGGACGGGAGATGGGGAAAGCGACGGGAAATGGCTGGCGTGCGTGTGTGCTCAGCGCGGGCGTACTTTCACGCAAGTCAAGGGCGCGACGTGACGTTGGTGATCGCGTGGTCGAGGTAGGCCGAAATCACTGTTCTGACCTTGTCAGCGTTTATAGTCATAAACTGAGCTCAACGAAAAAGTATTTCGCGATTTGACCCTTTTAGAAACGCCAGGGTCCGTGGCGTTTCCACCCAACATAGAAACGCCGAGCAAGCTAGCGTTTCAAGCCAACACGCAAACGCCGAGGCGGCTAGCGTTTCTGACCTGGGCCACAGTCAGTCGGAACCCGCTGTTTTCGCTGACGTGGCCCGCTTGAAACGCCAAGGTCCTTGGCGTTTCTGACCAGGATTAAGTAACGCGCGCGGGCCGCTGGggcctaacactagtagaaaacagggctatggtccaggccgggtcagcccattagtcccggttcagtctagaaccgggaccaatatgggcattggtcccggttcgtgagcccagggggccggccgggccacgtggtccattgatcccggttcatctggaccttttggtcccggtttgtgagatgaaccgggaccaatgggcctcgctcctggcccaccaccattggtc encodes the following:
- the LOC123105341 gene encoding indole-3-acetaldehyde oxidase, with protein sequence MGSLGKEAASAGERVVLAVNGARHEAAGVDPSMTLLEFLRTRTPVRGPKLGCGEGGCGACVVLISKYDPATDVVTEFSASSCLTLLGSLNYCSVTTSEGIGNTRDGYHPVQQRLAGFHASQCGYCTPGMCMSIFSALVKADKTGDPAPTLGFSKLTCSEAEHAVSGNLCRCTGYRPIVDTCKSFAADVDLEDLGLNSFWKKGTDPADVGKLPEYSSGAVCTFPEFLKSEIKGQMKDAPVVNAGEDGWYRPKSIEELHTLFDCKWLDENSVKIVASNTGAGVYKDQDLYKKYIDIKGIPELSVIDRSNKGVEIGAAVSISKAIEIFSDGTPVFKKIANHLSKVASPFIRNMGTIGGNVIMAQRLPFASDIVTVLLAAGSTVTIQTASKMLSLTLEEFLEQPPCDAKTILLSIFVPDWGSDNVIFETSRAAPRPFGNAVSYVNSAFLARTSGDAASGELIIDEICLAFGAYGVDHATRAPKVEEFLKGKSVSAPVILEAVQLLKDVISPSEGTTHPEYRVSLAVSFLFSFLSALGNNLNAPNGSCPNDPEKHGKVVSDDLPIRSRQELVFNDEYKPVGKPITKSGAELQASGEAVYVDDIPAPKDCLYGAFIYSTHPHAHIKSVNFRSSLASEKVITVISAKDIPAGGKNVGSGWAFLGNEALFGDPVSEFAGQNIGIVIAETQKYAYMAAKQAIIEYSTENLEPPILTIEDAIQHDSYIPVLPFFAPQPIGDFDQGMCEADHKILSGEVKLESQYYFYMETQTALAIPDEDNCITVYVSTQLPEITQNVVADLLGLPYHNVRIITRRVGGGFGGKGMKGTHAACACALAAFKLRRPVRMYLDRKTDMIVAGGRHPMKAKYSVGFKSDGTLTALHVDLGINAGISPDLSPLIPANTIASLKKYNWGALAFDIKLCKTNMSSKSAVRAPGDVQGSFIAEAIIEHVASVLGSDTNSVRRKNLHSVESLTKFYSDSAGDAPTYSLVDIFDKLASSPEYRSRAEAVERFNGGSRWKKRGISCVPITYEVTLRPTPGKVSILNDGSIAVEVGGVEIGQGLYTKVKQMTAFGLGELCPDADRLLDKVRVIQADTLSMIQGGFTGGSTTSESSCEAVRQACTVLVKRLKPIKEGLEAKSGAPVPWSTLIAQANMASVNLSAHAFWTPDPAFVKYINYGAAVSEVEIDVLTGGTTILRSDLVYDCGQSLNPAVDLGQVEGAFVQGVGFFTNEDYARNADGLVVNDGTWTYKIPTVDTIPKQFNVELINSARDQKRVLSSKASGEPPLLLAASVHCAMREAIRAARKEFSANSPLTFQMDVPASMADVKELCGLDVVEKHLQSLTSAAASAAVKA